The Candidatus Delongbacteria bacterium genomic sequence TCTCGTCCGCCCCTTCCACCCGTCTGGCGGCGCTGCTGGAAGCCTGCCGTCCGCTCAACGTCGTGCTGGGGGCGCTCTCCAGCGGGCTGGGCGCGCTGCTGGCCGGCGGCCCCGCCGTGCTGGTCGAGCCCTGGCTGGCCCTGGCCGGCCTGGCCACGGCCCTCAGCCTGGCGGCGGGCAATCTCTGGAACGATTTGGCCGACCAGGCCGAGGACGCGCTCAACCGCCCCGGGCGGCCGCTGGTCTCCGGTCGCCTGAGTCCGGCCCTGGCCCGCCGGGCGGCGGCCCTGCTCTCCCTCGGCGGATTGGGCGCGGGGCTGGGCCTTGGGACGGGGCCCTTCCTGTTCGTGCTGGCCTGCCAGGCGGCGCTGCGCTGGTACGCGCTGCGCGGCAAGCAGGCCGGCTTGGCTGGCAATCTGGTGGTGGCGGGCCTGGCCGGCGCGGCCGTGGCCTTCGGCGGGCTGGCGGCGGGCGGGGCCGCGCTCCATTCCGGGCGCCTGCTGGCGCCCGCGCTGCTGGCCGGACTCCTGCACCTCTTGCGTGAACTGGTGAAGGACCTGGAGGACCGGCCCGGTGATCTGGCCGCCGGCCGCCGCACCTGGGTGCTGCGCGTGCCGGCCCCGGCCCTGCGCCGCCTGCTGGCCCAGCTCAGCGTGCTGACCCTGCTGCCGCCCCTGCTGGCGCTGCTGCTGGCTCGGGATCCGCTGGCGCTGCGCCTGGCCCACCTGGCCGCGCTGTTCGTGGCCCCGCTGCTGCTGCGCTGGATGCTGCGCGCCGGG encodes the following:
- a CDS encoding UbiA family prenyltransferase, with product MVSSAPSTRLAALLEACRPLNVVLGALSSGLGALLAGGPAVLVEPWLALAGLATALSLAAGNLWNDLADQAEDALNRPGRPLVSGRLSPALARRAAALLSLGGLGAGLGLGTGPFLFVLACQAALRWYALRGKQAGLAGNLVVAGLAGAAVAFGGLAAGGAALHSGRLLAPALLAGLLHLLRELVKDLEDRPGDLAAGRRTWVLRVPAPALRRLLAQLSVLTLLPPLLALLLARDPLALRLAHLAALFVAPLLLRWMLRAGLDSGPELHRLAARLKGVLGAGLALYALAGLCL